Within Oligoflexus sp., the genomic segment TCGGAGGTTTTTCCGTGTCCCGGATTCTGCCGGCCATCGGACGCAAGACCGTCGGTCCTTTTATCTTCTTTGATCATATGCCACCGCGCGATGTCCCGCCGGGCGAAGGCATGAATGTCAGGCCGCATCCACATATTGCGCTGGCCACGGTCACCTATCTTTTTGAAGGCGAATTCGTCCATCGCGATAGCCTTGGCTCGCTGGAAATGGTGCGACCGGGTGATATCAACTGGATGACGGCCGGACGCGGCATTGTGCATTCGGAGCGGACTCATCCCGAGCGCCTTAAGACCGGCGGACGTTCGCATGGCATTCAACTTTGGGTGGCTTTGCCCAAGGAGCATGAAGAGACCGAACCCGCCTTTCATCATCATGACAAGGACGAGCTGCCGCGCGTCACAGGTCCTGGCTTTACGGTCCGTGTTCTGATTGGCGAGGCCTATGGACAGAAATCGCCTGTGAAAATTTTCTCGCCCATGTTTTATTGCGATGTTCAGGCCGAGGTCGGAGCCTCGCTGGAGCTTCCCCACGAGTATGCCGAGCGCGCTCTTTACCTCCTCTCCGGAACGATCCGTCACGGCGGAAAAGTTTTTGATCACCCGCAGATGATCATCTTTAAAAAAGACTGCCCCATCAGGCTTCATGTGGAGAGTGAAGCCCGCTTTGTGCTGCTCGGCGGCGCGGCGCTTGATGGTCCCCGGGTGATCTGGTGGAATTTCATATCCAGCTCCCAGGCCCGGATTGATCAGGCCAAAAAAGACTGGCAGGAAGGCCGTTTCCCCCTGATTCCTGGGGATTCTGACGAATTCATTCCCCTTCCTGAATCCTAATCCATTGAAATTTTGGAAATTTTCAGCCTACCTCAAGGTAGGCTACCTTCCTACCGATAGGTTGTCTATCAGGGAAGGGGAACCCGTTATGTCTGCATCCAATAAACGCCGCGAAGCCATCGAAGAGGGAAGGAGTTTACTGCAAAAACTCGGCTTCAACGGCTTCAGCTTTCAGGATATCGCCGATCGCATCGGAATCAAAAAACCAAGTCTCTATGCTCATTTCGCTTCCAAAGAGGAACTTGGTCTGGAGATGATCGCGCACTACCGCCGTGATTTTGAACAATGGGCCGAGCGTCACAGGAATGATGCGATCCTGGATCAGATCGAAGGACTTTTTCGCATCTTCAATAAATTCGCCCGGGATCAAAACAAGATCTGCCCCATCACGGCTCTTTCCGCTGAGTATGAGACGCTGCCTTTATCCATGCGCAAGGCCCTTGGAGACATGGCTGCGTTTCAGGAAAAGTGGCTGCTGGACCTGATTCAGCGGGGCATGGACGCCGGACATTTCCGCTCCGATCTGGATCCGGCTCAGACGGCGCAAATGATTCAGTCCCTGGGATTTGGCATTCAACACCTTGCGCGTTTGCATCAGGACACGGATCGCATTCTGGCCGTGAAAGATCAAATCCGTCATCTTCTGGAAAGGAAAGTTCCATGAAAAATCTTCGCATGAGTTACATTGTTGGTGGCGTCCGCACGCCTTTTGTCAAATCCATGGGCGCATTCAATAACGTGGAACGCATCGAACTGATGATCGCGAGTCTGCAGGAATTAAGAAAGCGCTACAAACTGGATAAAATCATCCTGGGTGATGTGGCGCTCGGAGCGGTCATGAACAGTGCGGGGGATTGGAATCTGGCCCGTGAAGCCGTTCTTCGCGCCGGCTTTCATCCCCATACGCCGGCCTATAACATCCAGCGCGCCTGCGGCACCGGATTGGAAGCCATGGTTCAGATTGCCAACAAAATCGCCTTGGGACAGATGGAAACCGGGATCGCTGGCGGCGTGGATACCAACAGTGATCTGCCTTTGGAGCTGCAGCAGAGTCTTCAGAAATTCTTCCTGGGACTGCCGCAGGCGAAGACCTTGGTCGATAAACTCAAAACGGTGACAAGCCTAAGAGCTGATAGCTTCAAACCCCGAATTCCCGCTGTGGTCGAACCTCAAACCGGATTATCCATGGGTCAGCACACGGAACTCATGGTGAAGACCTGGGGCATCACCCGTGAGGCCCAGGATCGCCTCGCCTATGAAAGCCATCAGAAAGCTGCAAAAGCCAAAGCCGCAGGATTCTTTGATGATCTCATCGTACCGGTCGCGGGTGTGAAAGCCGACGGCATTTTACGGGCGGATACCACAATCGAAAAACTGGCGAAGCTTAAACCCGCCTTTGATAAAGTGAACGGAAGCCTGACAGCCGGTAACAGCACGGCTCTTACAGACGGAGCCTCTTCCGTTCTTTTGGCTTCAGAAGAAGCGCTGACGCGTTACGGCTGGAAAGCCCTCGCCCGTTTTGTGGATGCTGAAGCCGCAGCGATTGATTTCGTCGGTGGGGAAGGTCTTCTGATGGCACCGACGCTGGCCGTCAGTCGTCTTTTGGAACGCAATCAACTGAAGCTCCAGGACTTCGACTTTTATGAAATCCACGAAGCCTTTGCCGGTCAGGTTCTTTGCACTCTGAAAGCCTGGGAGGATGCCACCTACTGCCGCGATGTCCTGGGTCGCGCCGCACCACTCGGCAGCATTGATCCAGCAAAGATGAATGTCAACGGCAGCAGCCTTGCGGTTGGTCACCCGTTTGCCGCAACAGGCGGCCGCATTGTGGCCACGCTCGCGAAACTCCTTCATCAAAAAGGCAAGGGACGCGGTTTGATTTCCATCTGCACGGCGGGTGGCATGGGAGTGGCAGCTATTTTGGAAGCTTGAAATAAAGAGAGCCGGGGAATTTCTTCCCCGGCTTGAGGCATCACAGTCGTAGGCAAGGCATCATGTGAGACAGACTTAGAAGGAGTAGCCGACCGACGCGATGAATTCATTTTTCTGAAGGGTCACGTCCTTGAACTCAGCCTTTTGGGAAAGACCTGTGCCGATAGCCGATGCGGTCGAATCAATGGTTCCTTTAGCAAGAGTATCGCTGAAGCGGTAACCCAGGCTCAGGTTCACGTTCTCAGCCACATCAAAGCGTCCGCCGACACCCAGGTCATAGTTCAGAAGATCGGCGCTCTTCATTTTCAATTCGAAGCCATCTTCTTTCACGTCTTTGGGGTCAACCATGTGGTACGAAAGACCGCCAAGACCGTAGAGAGCGAAACCTTCCTGCTTATAGAAATCGAAGGTGGCGTTGGCGGCCACGGAAAGGTCACTGTACTCACCCTCATCCTTGTCGTCATAGTTCACGTAACCCACTCCACCGCCGAGACGCAGGGCATCATTCAGTTTGTACTGAAGGCTCACACCCACGCCTGGGGCTGTGACGGCCTTGGCATTGCCTTCGCTGTCTTCGGTCACCGTTTCACCGGTGATGGGATCTGTGGATTTGGTTTTGCCGGACTCCAGCTTGCCTTGTGAGCTGATCACTTCACCTTGAACTGTAAGGTCGGCACTATAACCCGAGGCAGCAAAAGCGAGAGCAAGAACGGACAGAGAGAGATTTGCGAGTTTCATGGAAGATCCTTTCTGGAATCATTCTTCGTTGCGTTGGTTGATGACGGATCTTTCATCGCGTCACGGATCTATGCTGAGCAAGAGCCGGTCCATCGCGGGATTCCAGAAATTTGGCATCAATATATAGAAATGCTGGCCGAATTGGACCAAAAATATATTCATTTTGGCATGTTTGGCCGAAGGGCCGTGTCTTTTCAAGTCGAATCTGTGTCCTGGAGGTTGTGTTCTGGAGCTGACAGTTTGCGGGGAATGGCACGATAGGGTAATGATGACGGGGCCTTGGCGGGCAAGGCCCCGGGATATCAGATGTAACCGGTTACACAGAGGTTTTCGGCAACCAAAAGAGCGCCTTTCGCGGCACCGGCTTTGGTGTTGTGCGAGAGGAGCACGTACTTCAATCCGCCGAGGGCTTTTTCTTCACGGATGCGGCCGATGTGGGTCGACATGCCACCATCCTGATCGCGGTCGATGCGCGGCTGGGGATGGAAGGGATCGTCGTGCACGGTGAAAAAGTTCTTCGGAGCCGACGGCAGATCGCCGAAGTCGGGTTTGTATTCCTTGAACGCGGCGATCGCGGCTTCGACGGTCGCAGGACGTTCGGTGGCAATGAACACCGTTTCGGTGTGACCATCGGTGACCGGAACGCGGGTACAGGTGCAGCTCACGGCGAAAGGAGCGGGAACGAAGCGATCGTCCTTCAGAGCGCCGAGGATTTTCTGCGTTTCGATCTGCACTTTTTCCTCTTCCTTGGGAATGTAAGGAACAAGGTTATCGAGCATATCAAGGGCCAGGACGCCCCCGTTACGACCGGCGCCGGAGGTCGCCTGCATCGAGGTCATGATCACGGTTTTCAGGCCGAAAGCTTTTTGCAGGGGCGCGAGCGTACAGGCCATGCCGTAGGTCGTACAGTTGGGAATGGGTACGATGAAACCTTTCCAGCCGCGTTTTTTCTGCTGCGCGCGGATCATGGAGGAATGCGAGGTGTTCACACCGGGAATCAAAAGGGGAACGTCATCTTCCATGCGGAAGGCGCTGGCGGTCGAGATCACGGGGACTTTTTTCGCATACAGCGGCTCAAGCTCTTTCGCGGCGTCTGAATCAATCGCCGTGAAAACGATGTCGATGCCATCGAGGTTCAGCTCGGGAGCCGACTCGATCATCATGTTGCGGAATTTTTCCGGAATGGGTTCCGGTTGCCACCAACCGATCTGGCCGTTCGGGGCCCGCAGCGCATCTTCATAGCGTTTGCCTGCGGAACGGGGCGAACCCGCGAAACGAACAACTTCAAACCAGGGATGATTGGCCAAAGCTGTGAGAAATTGTTGACCGGCGATACCCGTGGCGCCGACGACGGCGACTTTTTTTCTTATGCTCATCTTACGCTCCCCAAATCAAGAGGCCTTCTCAGGCGTCGGTAGTTCCCTGAATCAAGAGGCCCTTTCAAGGCTTTGACAGGCTTTTTAGCATTGAGATGCCATAGCAGAGTCCCGCCCCGGAATCCAGCAGGGAAAAGCTGGTTTGGATTGACCTGGCCTCCGGATGGTGGAGATGGAGGCATGCCCCATGCGGGGCGGAAGGTGGACCACCCTTTATCCCGGGCCCCTTCGCGGGGAATTCTCGAATTTTTCAGGACTCTTCCGACCGAAGGCACATCGAGGTAAGCATGCCGCCTGGGATACAAGGGCTTTGGGGTGCCGAGGCCTTAAACCCGAACGGTTTGGAGAAGGTTCTGCACCTCGTCCTCCGAGTACCTGAAAAATAGGCTTTCCGACTGATCAATCCGCCAAAGACCGGCGGGCATGCCCCGCTGTTTTTTAAGAAATTGCTTGCGCGTGACATAGCATTCGCCCGCATGATCGTCGCGCATGCGGCTGAAATGAAGGGCAAGGATCGCGGCTTCGCGCAGGAGCTGGGTTGGCAAGGCCTGCCGGATATCGGCCGTGACCGGGACGATCACATGCGAGCCCGTGACACCCACGGCGTGAAACCAGAAATCATTCGATCGCGCAGACTTGGTTAACTCGTCATTATCCATCGCGGATTTTCCCACGAGGATCGTATGGCCTGTGCTGGCGGTATAGGTTTTATAGGGCTTTCCAAGCGACTCGCCCGCACCAGGAGCCGAGCTGACGTTTTGAAGTTCGGGGAGCTTATATTTGCGGACCAGCTGCTGAAGGAAGGCATCGCTTTTCTGTTCGTTCTGCAGATCGTGAAGATCCTTTTCCAGGCCTTCGACATACGCGCGGGCGATTTCATAATGCTTTTGACCCAGCTCGCGACCGCGCTTCGCTTTGTGCAAAGCCGCGAATTTTTTTTCCATGTTCTGACCCACTGAGGCTTCGGGATCAAGAGGGATCACAAAGTCCTCAGAAAGACCTGTCATCGCCGGTTCCAGGCGAAGTTCAAAGGCGTCCGGTTTCACCATCCAGGCGTAACTCTGCAAAAAGGTGGCCTCCTGCTCCTTTTGCAGAACATCGGCGGCCGTCGGTATATCGGCTTTGGCCTTTTCCAGGGTTTTTTTGCTGGTTTTCAGCTTCCGCTTGAGGCGGGACGCCAGATCCTTCTGCAGCTGCGATATCGCCGTGTCGGGCGCTCCTGCTTCAGCGGGGCCTTCATCATCGGCTTTATCCACGGCATCGCCGCGCAGATCGCGCATGAGCTTCGGCAAGGCATCCGACATTCCGGCGAAGGATGGGCGGGCTTCGCCTTCATGTTTTTTGGTGAAGGTTCCCTTCTGACCGAAGCTTACATATATCGTATCATCCGGAGCGACAAGCGAGGCCAGGGGAGGCTTGCTGCATGCGAGCCGCAGCAGCCAGGGCCGATCCGTTTCCGGGCCGCTGAGAAGGGGGAGCCAGTAATCGCCCGAGGGTGGATGATGGAAAATGGTGCGGATAGTGAAGGTCGGAATATGCTTGCGAAGGATCTGAATGAAAGCGTGATTGGCATCGGCATCCGCAGGTTTTTCCGCCTGCAAGCGCGGGCCGAAGGACTGCTGCCGGAGGTCGATGAAGAGATGGGTTTTCTTGGGAAAACCGCCTTCGCCGGGAGCGCCGAAAGGCTGGCACTGAAAGACGAGGCTTGGGTCTTTCGCGACCCAGGTTTTCAGAATTCGAAGCTTATAGGGATGCGATTCAGTCATGACGTTTTCCAATATTGTCCTGGCGAACCTGCGAGCGCTTCTTTTTGCGAGGGGGTTCTTTTTCCTTGTCCTTGCCAAAGGGCTGGGGCTCATCACCAGGAAGAGCGACATAAGGATCTATGAATTCCTCCTTCATGTCCTCGTTCGGGTTATAGCCTTCGATCGGTTTGCCAAAGTCGCCCGTGGCCAGCGCAGACTCGCGCAGGGCACTGGTGATGAAATTGAGTTTGTACATTTCCTCGATGATCTGCGCATAGCGCCGATGACCGAAAGTTGTGAGCTGCTTTTGTCGAAGTCCGCGTGAGAATCGATTGGGGCTCGGCAGGACGAGGGCAAGATGCGCTCCGTCCTGGATGGTTAAAAGTTCCGGCGTCGTTTCAAAGAAATGAGCGGCCGCGGACTTGATACCGAAGACCCCGTCGCCGAATTCCACAAGGTTGATATACCATTCCAGGATCTCATCCTTGCCGAGGATGGAATCAAGGACCAGGGCCCCCAGAGCCTCGCGCAGTTTTCGAACCATGGATTTTTCAGG encodes:
- a CDS encoding pirin family protein, coding for MSWMPTREPECDVMAEDGIEMLIQPRLRDLGGFSVSRILPAIGRKTVGPFIFFDHMPPRDVPPGEGMNVRPHPHIALATVTYLFEGEFVHRDSLGSLEMVRPGDINWMTAGRGIVHSERTHPERLKTGGRSHGIQLWVALPKEHEETEPAFHHHDKDELPRVTGPGFTVRVLIGEAYGQKSPVKIFSPMFYCDVQAEVGASLELPHEYAERALYLLSGTIRHGGKVFDHPQMIIFKKDCPIRLHVESEARFVLLGGAALDGPRVIWWNFISSSQARIDQAKKDWQEGRFPLIPGDSDEFIPLPES
- a CDS encoding TetR/AcrR family transcriptional regulator; protein product: MSASNKRREAIEEGRSLLQKLGFNGFSFQDIADRIGIKKPSLYAHFASKEELGLEMIAHYRRDFEQWAERHRNDAILDQIEGLFRIFNKFARDQNKICPITALSAEYETLPLSMRKALGDMAAFQEKWLLDLIQRGMDAGHFRSDLDPAQTAQMIQSLGFGIQHLARLHQDTDRILAVKDQIRHLLERKVP
- a CDS encoding acetyl-CoA C-acetyltransferase, giving the protein MKNLRMSYIVGGVRTPFVKSMGAFNNVERIELMIASLQELRKRYKLDKIILGDVALGAVMNSAGDWNLAREAVLRAGFHPHTPAYNIQRACGTGLEAMVQIANKIALGQMETGIAGGVDTNSDLPLELQQSLQKFFLGLPQAKTLVDKLKTVTSLRADSFKPRIPAVVEPQTGLSMGQHTELMVKTWGITREAQDRLAYESHQKAAKAKAAGFFDDLIVPVAGVKADGILRADTTIEKLAKLKPAFDKVNGSLTAGNSTALTDGASSVLLASEEALTRYGWKALARFVDAEAAAIDFVGGEGLLMAPTLAVSRLLERNQLKLQDFDFYEIHEAFAGQVLCTLKAWEDATYCRDVLGRAAPLGSIDPAKMNVNGSSLAVGHPFAATGGRIVATLAKLLHQKGKGRGLISICTAGGMGVAAILEA
- a CDS encoding outer membrane protein; the protein is MKLANLSLSVLALAFAASGYSADLTVQGEVISSQGKLESGKTKSTDPITGETVTEDSEGNAKAVTAPGVGVSLQYKLNDALRLGGGVGYVNYDDKDEGEYSDLSVAANATFDFYKQEGFALYGLGGLSYHMVDPKDVKEDGFELKMKSADLLNYDLGVGGRFDVAENVNLSLGYRFSDTLAKGTIDSTASAIGTGLSQKAEFKDVTLQKNEFIASVGYSF
- the asd gene encoding aspartate-semialdehyde dehydrogenase produces the protein MSIRKKVAVVGATGIAGQQFLTALANHPWFEVVRFAGSPRSAGKRYEDALRAPNGQIGWWQPEPIPEKFRNMMIESAPELNLDGIDIVFTAIDSDAAKELEPLYAKKVPVISTASAFRMEDDVPLLIPGVNTSHSSMIRAQQKKRGWKGFIVPIPNCTTYGMACTLAPLQKAFGLKTVIMTSMQATSGAGRNGGVLALDMLDNLVPYIPKEEEKVQIETQKILGALKDDRFVPAPFAVSCTCTRVPVTDGHTETVFIATERPATVEAAIAAFKEYKPDFGDLPSAPKNFFTVHDDPFHPQPRIDRDQDGGMSTHIGRIREEKALGGLKYVLLSHNTKAGAAKGALLVAENLCVTGYI
- a CDS encoding NFACT RNA binding domain-containing protein, which gives rise to MTESHPYKLRILKTWVAKDPSLVFQCQPFGAPGEGGFPKKTHLFIDLRQQSFGPRLQAEKPADADANHAFIQILRKHIPTFTIRTIFHHPPSGDYWLPLLSGPETDRPWLLRLACSKPPLASLVAPDDTIYVSFGQKGTFTKKHEGEARPSFAGMSDALPKLMRDLRGDAVDKADDEGPAEAGAPDTAISQLQKDLASRLKRKLKTSKKTLEKAKADIPTAADVLQKEQEATFLQSYAWMVKPDAFELRLEPAMTGLSEDFVIPLDPEASVGQNMEKKFAALHKAKRGRELGQKHYEIARAYVEGLEKDLHDLQNEQKSDAFLQQLVRKYKLPELQNVSSAPGAGESLGKPYKTYTASTGHTILVGKSAMDNDELTKSARSNDFWFHAVGVTGSHVIVPVTADIRQALPTQLLREAAILALHFSRMRDDHAGECYVTRKQFLKKQRGMPAGLWRIDQSESLFFRYSEDEVQNLLQTVRV
- a CDS encoding biosynthetic peptidoglycan transglycosylase; this encodes MDLQSFKRFPRNLFAALGVLFVLGLVTLALLTPPVWELKKGPVFVVRWPKSGPQTFKVGPGQESWVPINYVSRHVINAIVVAEDARFYEHSGLDFKEIRSSIAFNMEKKRYARGASTITQQVVKMVFLGPEKSMVRKLREALGALVLDSILGKDEILEWYINLVEFGDGVFGIKSAAAHFFETTPELLTIQDGAHLALVLPSPNRFSRGLRQKQLTTFGHRRYAQIIEEMYKLNFITSALRESALATGDFGKPIEGYNPNEDMKEEFIDPYVALPGDEPQPFGKDKEKEPPRKKKRSQVRQDNIGKRHD